A stretch of the Geovibrio thiophilus genome encodes the following:
- a CDS encoding UbiX family flavin prenyltransferase, with translation MKKFFLGITGASGAVYGLKLLDELTKLDAEVHVCITPDGHENILIETGKELDRAEFGGNVIFHDSRNFAAPVSSGSFMVDHYIIAPASMGCVGRIASGVSSNLVERCADVAMKEKRDLVILFREAPLNLIHLENLTKLAKAGAVIIPAAPAFYHKPESIDDLISFMIGKIFDILKTDHRLFKRWE, from the coding sequence ATGAAAAAGTTTTTTCTCGGCATAACCGGCGCGAGCGGCGCTGTTTACGGACTGAAGCTTCTGGATGAGCTGACGAAGCTTGACGCGGAAGTCCATGTCTGCATAACGCCTGACGGACACGAAAATATACTGATCGAAACAGGGAAAGAGCTTGATAGAGCAGAGTTCGGCGGAAACGTGATATTCCACGACAGCCGAAACTTCGCCGCTCCTGTTTCCAGCGGTTCGTTCATGGTGGATCATTACATAATCGCCCCCGCCTCAATGGGCTGTGTGGGCAGAATAGCCTCAGGTGTGAGTTCAAACCTTGTGGAACGCTGCGCTGACGTGGCAATGAAGGAAAAGCGGGATCTTGTGATTCTGTTCAGGGAGGCTCCGCTGAACCTGATACACCTTGAAAACCTTACGAAACTGGCTAAAGCCGGAGCGGTGATAATCCCCGCCGCACCCGCCTTTTACCACAAACCGGAATCCATAGATGATCTTATCTCTTTCATGATCGGGAAAATATTTGATATACTTAAAACAGACCACAGGCTTTTTAAAAGATGGGAATGA
- a CDS encoding UbiA-like polyprenyltransferase produces MEKFKTFLSMIKVEHTLFALPFAFTGMLLAAEGLPSLSTVLWIVTAVLGARSGAMGFNRLADAAIDARNPRTAKRDIPAGRISRKEAGIYTAISFAVYLFAAYMLNPLCFWLSPIPLGIFMLYSYTKRFTFLCHVVLGVALGLAPIGAWVAVRGEVSTSIVMLGLAVLLWAAGFDIVYACQDIDFDRKENLHSIPRYIGVTGSLNLARVLHALAFLIFFSAKFMFGLGWIYLAGVLLTGIFMLYQHAILKPNDLSKLDMAFFNLNAYISVTIFLFTAVDIFL; encoded by the coding sequence TTGGAAAAATTTAAGACATTTTTAAGCATGATAAAGGTGGAACATACTCTGTTCGCCCTCCCCTTCGCCTTCACGGGAATGCTTCTTGCGGCTGAGGGTCTGCCTTCCCTTTCAACAGTTTTATGGATAGTAACAGCCGTGCTCGGCGCACGTTCCGGCGCTATGGGCTTCAACAGGCTGGCGGATGCGGCAATTGATGCCCGCAACCCCAGAACAGCAAAGAGAGACATACCCGCAGGCAGAATAAGCAGAAAAGAAGCGGGAATCTACACGGCAATATCATTTGCGGTTTATCTGTTCGCCGCGTATATGCTGAATCCGCTCTGCTTCTGGCTCTCCCCTATCCCGCTGGGAATATTTATGCTTTACTCATACACCAAGCGCTTTACTTTCCTTTGCCATGTTGTTCTCGGCGTGGCACTGGGGCTTGCTCCCATAGGCGCATGGGTTGCAGTAAGGGGTGAAGTGAGCACATCCATAGTGATGCTCGGACTTGCGGTTCTTCTATGGGCGGCAGGGTTCGACATAGTTTACGCCTGTCAGGACATAGACTTCGACAGAAAGGAAAATCTTCACTCGATCCCCAGATACATCGGCGTCACAGGTTCACTGAACCTCGCCCGTGTCCTGCACGCTCTGGCTTTCCTGATTTTCTTTTCAGCCAAGTTCATGTTCGGGCTCGGGTGGATATACCTCGCAGGAGTTCTTCTCACAGGTATTTTCATGCTGTATCAGCACGCTATCCTCAAGCCGAATGATCTCTCAAAGCTGGATATGGCGTTCTTCAATCTGAACGCATACATCAGTGTTACCATATTCCTCTTTACAGCCGTCGATATATTTCTTTAA
- the hemE gene encoding uroporphyrinogen decarboxylase, which yields MAFNDLLLRTLNGEKTERPPIWLMRQAGRYMKEYRDVRSKVSFLELCKTPELACEVVLQPIDAFGLDCAILFSDILVPIEPMGVNLDFKPAPYISNPVRTLEDADRMRLVNPKTELKFVMDAIKLMISKLNVPLIGFSGAPFTLACYMIEGEGSKSFLEVKKLMHNNTKAYTVLMEKLTDNTISYLQAQVDSGCPVVQMFDTWAGLVSTYEYEEFIFPYVQRVAESVKGAHFIYFAKDSSSFYPLIKNLNCAALGVDWKTSLKQADAALEHKFVLQGNMDPALLFADKATITKYANIILEEGKSLKGHIFNLGHGIMPQTPVENVKHLVDIVKGV from the coding sequence ATGGCTTTCAATGACCTTTTATTAAGAACGCTGAACGGGGAAAAAACAGAAAGACCGCCCATCTGGCTTATGAGACAGGCAGGCAGATACATGAAGGAATACAGAGACGTAAGAAGCAAGGTCAGCTTCCTTGAGCTCTGCAAAACACCCGAACTGGCTTGCGAAGTTGTACTTCAGCCCATAGACGCTTTCGGACTGGACTGCGCTATACTTTTTTCCGATATTCTTGTTCCGATTGAGCCTATGGGCGTTAATCTGGATTTTAAACCCGCTCCATATATATCAAACCCTGTAAGAACCCTTGAGGACGCCGACAGGATGAGGCTTGTCAACCCCAAAACAGAGCTTAAGTTCGTCATGGACGCCATCAAGCTTATGATCAGCAAGCTGAATGTACCGCTTATAGGCTTCTCCGGCGCTCCGTTCACCCTCGCCTGCTACATGATAGAGGGTGAAGGCTCAAAAAGCTTCCTTGAAGTTAAAAAGCTTATGCACAACAATACAAAAGCCTATACCGTGCTGATGGAGAAACTCACGGACAACACCATCTCCTATCTTCAGGCACAGGTCGACAGCGGCTGCCCCGTTGTGCAGATGTTTGACACATGGGCAGGGCTTGTTTCCACCTATGAATATGAAGAATTCATATTCCCCTATGTACAGAGAGTCGCCGAATCCGTAAAGGGCGCACACTTCATCTACTTCGCTAAGGACAGTTCATCCTTCTACCCGCTGATCAAAAACCTGAACTGCGCTGCCCTCGGCGTAGACTGGAAAACCAGTCTTAAACAGGCGGATGCCGCACTGGAGCACAAGTTTGTCCTTCAGGGGAACATGGATCCGGCGCTTCTTTTTGCGGATAAAGCCACTATAACAAAATACGCAAACATCATCCTTGAAGAAGGAAAATCACTTAAGGGGCACATCTTCAACCTCGGTCACGGTATAATGCCGCAGACTCCGGTTGAAAATGTTAAGCACCTTGTGGATATAGTTAAAGGCGTTTAA
- the hemH gene encoding ferrochelatase — MKDLLFAMYMGGPDSIEAIRPFLKNLFSDRTIIDFRIGTWAQNILAGVIAKSRSKKVAPLYEKMGGSSPQLRHMKTVLEKTAAVYYAKTGRELEVRTGMCYYHPYIEDELDRLDGSEFGNIYVMTMYPQDSYTTSGLCFKRFEEKLKTVSVKGHMKRIPFWHLNESYNSCLIARIYKAAESLGKPLTECHILYSAHSLPEYTLAKGDLYTVHLEEQISYIKDMLRHYNHSLAYQSRTGPVKWLGPETSAKLEQLADAGTDNIIVVPISFISDHIETLIELDEEYISHIKTKGINITRTESLNASDDFAESIYNIILS; from the coding sequence ATGAAAGACCTTCTCTTCGCTATGTACATGGGCGGACCCGACTCGATTGAGGCGATCCGCCCCTTTCTTAAGAATCTTTTTTCAGACCGCACCATAATAGATTTCAGGATCGGCACATGGGCGCAGAATATTCTTGCGGGAGTCATAGCGAAATCCCGTTCCAAAAAAGTCGCCCCCTTATATGAAAAAATGGGCGGCTCCTCACCTCAGCTAAGACACATGAAAACCGTTCTGGAAAAAACAGCCGCAGTATACTATGCCAAAACAGGCAGAGAGCTTGAGGTCAGAACAGGCATGTGCTACTACCATCCGTATATTGAAGACGAGCTGGACAGGCTGGACGGCTCCGAGTTCGGCAATATATATGTGATGACCATGTACCCGCAGGATTCCTATACCACAAGCGGACTCTGCTTCAAAAGGTTTGAGGAAAAGCTCAAAACCGTGAGCGTCAAAGGGCATATGAAACGTATCCCCTTCTGGCACCTCAACGAAAGCTACAACAGCTGTCTCATAGCCAGAATATACAAGGCGGCGGAATCTCTCGGGAAACCTCTCACAGAATGCCACATCCTATACTCCGCCCACTCGCTGCCGGAATACACCCTCGCAAAAGGGGATCTCTACACAGTACATCTGGAGGAGCAGATCAGCTATATCAAGGATATGCTCCGCCACTACAACCACTCCCTCGCCTACCAGAGCCGCACGGGTCCGGTGAAATGGCTGGGACCTGAAACCTCGGCAAAACTTGAGCAGCTTGCGGACGCGGGCACGGATAATATAATAGTGGTGCCGATCTCATTTATTTCAGATCATATTGAAACGCTCATTGAGCTTGATGAGGAATATATCAGCCACATAAAGACTAAGGGAATAAATATAACGAGAACAGAAAGCCTCAACGCTTCGGACGACTTCGCCGAAAGCATTTATAATATCATTCTCAGTTGA
- a CDS encoding HDOD domain-containing protein: MQRINESDKLKSILDSVRDFPPIPQTAFKVVKILENPEYHVTDLVYCVSKDMGLTTEILRLANSALYNPSTKISTIKQAITYLGMNTVKNLVISLSSKALFGSGNLRLLEQKLWEHSLTVAISARLTALRVRPALAEECFIIGLLHDLGQLILAKEVHSYEAIVQDAYNKKLDLRQMENENLGFDHTDVGGLALEKWGMPAHLTDVVRWHHQPDKSKYRDLAHLICFANNLTKSKLIGINNHHDIEKFQHSMKYLGMTPEDGDELESALMDIYEKEKELFKI; the protein is encoded by the coding sequence ATGCAACGGATTAATGAGTCTGACAAACTGAAAAGCATACTGGACTCGGTCAGGGATTTTCCCCCCATACCTCAGACAGCGTTTAAGGTGGTGAAAATCCTTGAAAATCCTGAATACCATGTAACGGATCTGGTTTACTGCGTTTCAAAGGATATGGGACTTACAACGGAGATTCTGCGTCTGGCGAATTCCGCTCTGTATAACCCCTCCACCAAAATATCCACCATAAAGCAGGCGATAACCTATCTGGGCATGAACACGGTGAAAAACCTTGTTATCTCCCTCTCCTCAAAGGCTCTTTTCGGCTCCGGCAATCTGCGTCTTCTGGAGCAGAAGCTCTGGGAGCACTCCCTCACAGTTGCCATAAGCGCAAGGCTCACGGCACTGAGGGTCAGACCCGCTCTGGCGGAGGAATGCTTCATCATAGGACTTCTGCATGACCTCGGACAGCTTATACTGGCTAAAGAGGTGCACAGCTATGAGGCAATTGTGCAGGATGCTTACAACAAAAAGCTTGATCTGCGGCAGATGGAAAATGAGAACCTCGGATTTGATCATACCGATGTCGGCGGACTCGCCCTTGAAAAATGGGGAATGCCCGCTCACCTTACGGATGTCGTCCGCTGGCATCATCAGCCTGATAAAAGCAAATACAGGGATTTGGCGCATCTCATATGCTTTGCCAACAACCTGACCAAGTCCAAACTGATAGGAATCAACAACCATCACGATATTGAGAAGTTTCAGCACTCTATGAAATATCTCGGAATGACGCCGGAGGACGGAGATGAACTTGAGTCGGCACTTATGGACATATATGAAAAGGAAAAAGAACTTTTTAAAATTTAG